The following coding sequences lie in one Cercospora beticola chromosome 9, complete sequence genomic window:
- the PNO1 gene encoding pre-rRNA-processing protein pno1 (BUSCO:EOG09264SQJ), whose translation MPAPTALQRAPEHIEDEIVHDAPETAVDEEVITSTIVPTEQPGEDIIMEVDGESTSLFSPETPSKRRHRVEERKVRIPPHRMSPLKTSWPKIYPPLVEHLKLQVRVNTHKKAVELRTSKETTDTGAIQKGADFIEAFCLGFDLDDAIALLRLDDLYMQSFEIKDVKNLEGEHMSRAIGRIAGKDGKTKFAIENASRTRVVLAGSKVHILGGFKNIHVAREAIVSLILGSPPGKVYGNLRTVSARMKERF comes from the coding sequence ATGCCAGCCCCGACCGCTCTCCAAAGAGCGCCCGAGCACATCGAGGACGAAATCGTGCACGATGCTCCAGAGACCGCCGTAGACGAAGAAGTGATCACATCCACGATAGTGCCGACCGAGCAGCCTGGCGAAGACATCATCATGGAAGTCGATGGCGAATCCACCTCCCTCTTCTCCCCAGAGACACCCTCAAAACGCCGCCACCGAGTCGAAGAACGCAAAGTCCGAATCCCACCCCACCGGATGTCCCCTCTCAAGACATCCTGGCCGAAGATCTACCCTCCACTCGTCGAACACCTCAAACTTCAAGTCCGCGTCAACACACATAAGAAGGCTGTCGAACTTCGCACATCGAAAGAGACGACCGACACGGGGGCGATACAGAAGGGCGCAGATTTCATTGAGGCTTTCTGCTTAGGTTTCGATCTCGATGATGCGATCGCCTTACTTCGTCTCGATGATTTGTACATGCAGAGTTTCGAGATCAAGGATGTGAAGAATTTGGAGGGAGAGCACATGAGCAGAGCTATTGGGCGAATAGCAGGCAAGGACGGCAAGACCAAGTTCGCGATTGAGAACGCAAGCCGGACGAGAGTTGTGCTTGCAGGGAGCAAGGTGCACATCTTGGGAGGCTTCAAGAACATTCATGTGGCGAGGGAGGCTATCGTCAGTTTGATCTTGGGTAGTCCTCCAGGGAAGGTGTATGGCAATCTGAGGACAGTCAGTGCCAGGATGAAGGAGAGATTCTAA
- a CDS encoding uncharacterized protein (BUSCO:EOG092635ST) — MSDHVRDSSKPVSEDPTRNFNYPWAAAPDIIRSNQKDAYFQSVLLTQLSAVIRSLYGTRSEHKWSNEASVFTELLYLGLTTFIGNRTLGEEYCDIVQVEDDTNRLPSVSRRGGYILSSVLLPYILTRFLPAFRKRLRAKLEKTLKKAHHRRVSDSTQIKNPPKKVNQFQEYVLKHLDSITSPAPIYAVSLAIFYFTGAYYQLSKRIFGLRYVFTRKLTEDDQRAGYEVLGVLLVVQMVVQGYLHMKTTYSNIQTQPSSNTSTSLLQRSNSSNLDPNGELSDAISIEGEIFEEEDSNPFNTPLLFETQHTGSSPEAISKRIAQTTHTPVTKGPRYDLKDEATMQWISGDQTRKCTLCLEPMKDPSVTTCGHVFCWSCVTDWLREQPMCPLCRQGALVQHVLPLRG, encoded by the coding sequence ATGTCGGATCACGTTCGTGATAGCAGTAAACCTGTATCCGAGGACCCAACGCGAAACTTCAATTACCCTTGGGCAGCGGCGCCAGACATCATCCGATCCAACCAAAAGGATGCCTACTTCCAATCCGTGCTTCTGACACAACTCTCGGCAGTGATACGGTCTCTTTATGGCACGCGTTCAGAGCACAAATGGTCCAACGAAGCTTCAGTATTCACAGAGCTTCTCTATCTGGGCCTGACCACGTTCATCGGCAATCGGACCTTGGGCGAGGAATACTGCGACATTGTACAAGTCGAAGATGATACAAATCGCCTCCCATCCGTCAGCAGACGCGGAGGCTACATCTTATCCAGCGTACTACTTCCTTACATCCTAACACGCTTCCTCCCGGCCTTCCGCAAACGCCTCCGAGCCAAATTAGAGAAGACACTCAAGAAAGCCCACCACCGACGAGTATCCGACTCCACCCAAATCAAGAACCCTCCAAAAAAGGTCAACCAATTCCAAGAATATGTGCTCAAGCACTTGGACTCCATCACATCTCCAGCTCCAATCTACGCCGTCAGTCTCGCAATCTTCTACTTCACAGGCGCCTACTACCAACTCTCCAAACGCATCTTCGGCCTCCGCTACGTCTTCACCCGCAAACTCACCGAAGACGACCAACGCGCCGGCTACGAAGTTCTTGGAGTCCTCCTCGTAGTCCAAATGGTCGTTCAAGGCTATCTGCACATGAAGACAACATACTCAAACATCCAAACCCAACCTtccagcaacaccagcacTTCCTTACTCCAAAGAAGCAACTCCTCCAACCTGGACCCCAACGGCGAACTCTCCGACGCAATCTCCATCGAAGGAGAAAttttcgaagaagaagattccAACCCTTTCAAcactcctctcctcttcgaaaCACAACACACTGGAAGTTCTCCCGAGGCGATTTCGAAACGTATAGCGCAAACGACTCATACACCTGTCACAAAAGGGCCGCGTTATGATTTGAAGGACGAAGCGACAATGCAATGGATCTCAGGCGATCAGACAAGGAAATGTACGCTATGTTTGGAACCGATGAAAGACCCCAGCGTGACGACGTGCGGACATGTATTTTGTTGGAGTTGTGTGACGGATTGGTTGAGAGAGCAGCCTATGTGTCCGCTTTGTAGACAAGGGGCTTTAGTGCAGCATGTATTGCCATTGAGGGGGTGA
- a CDS encoding uncharacterized protein (CAZy:GH13~CAZy:GH133) gives MSPQQISNHTVYLLPLKDDGSPDLPGSQPYIYLAPPTKPAYSIRFQIEGTSSICREGSLWVNIPAKGQPFDRNKFHEYKLNPSFTESIQIDVPVHTAGAFEFYCSYTPLPPFSTGKVDTPKPTRTETHFIDVSPHLEVDKAPLPLDAISIISVLSKFMGKYPHDFHRHLRGISERGYNMVHFTPLMERGESNSPYSIYDQHTFDKAIFPRGEADIAEMVEKMEQDYGLLSLTDVVWNHTANNSKWLEEHPESGYNINTAPHLRAAYELDSALLDYSSKLASLGLPTHLTGEADLVKVMEGIKTHVFGSLKLWEFYVCDAEKNAQAITSAWMEGQIDTSVNVPEDARSWSLGDKVEWLRKHACPGIDRMGERFRRNVAPGKGAAFLQALYGKFDQHQNSAVDERTAYAAIISLLHGLNVDWYKEHDNDKAAQLEQIFNRTKYMRLDPNGPKIGDITIEHPLIESYFTRLPWNETTKQHDPDSLALANNGWVWAADVMRDNAGPKSKVYLRRELIVWGDCVKLRWGAGPSDSPFLWKFMTEYTQLMAKHFHGFRIDNCHSTPLHVASAMLDAGRQVQPNLVVAAELFSGDERMDFLYCKKLGISFLIREAMQVWSTAEMSRLVHINCGRPIGSFEVDDISSADRPSSSDGSATNGSAPQGKTIIHKIIPSKIHALLMDCTHDNETPVQRRDGRDTLPNSALVAMCASASGSVFGMDELYPALIELVHEKRQYTSPYSNLQEGQNMKIGPSEGTGGIKRLMNQLHVIMGKDGYDETFIHHDGEYITVHRIHPKSRKGYYLIAHTAFPGYGNGNAGFGPQTLTGTKARLLGAWKLEVDQSHDAKQAALNDKVLRGIPSKTKDLRGVNVESRGDDTVIAVPGDFPPGSIAVFETWIPGAEHSEGLDKYLTSGARQAFANVNLNDINAILYRCDSEERTMSKGADGVYAIPGHGSLVYCGLQGWYSILRDVIANNDLGHPICNHLREGQWALDYLVNRLEKLAQRKDGIYKGVTPVADWLKSRFDAIRNVPSFLLPRCFALVIRTAKKAAHERAIEQMHPNIQHGQRFLKSLAMVSCQVQGYMDNAKLWPDKLDPAMAAGLPHFAQDWARVWGRDTMIAMRGLLTCTSRYAEAKEHLYSFGSLVKHGMIPNLHNSGTLPRYNSRDSVWFFLQNIQDYIAMAPEGDSLLQESVRRRFLPYDDTFFPWNDPRAYSKNSTFEEIIQEILQRHASGMHFREYNAGSDLDSQMKSEGFNIDIEPDWSNGIIYGGNEWNCGTWMDKMGESTKAGNKGHPGSSRDGAPVEITGLLYSALRWVDGLHKAGKFKFDGVKKADGTLISHGEWAALIQKNFEHAYYIPFDPSEWENYDINPKIVNRKGIYKDVHRGTKEYRQYQLRPNFPIAMVVAPELFDPAHALGALEIADKNLRGPTGMATLDPADMEYHPDYINSDDSDNYQTAHGRNYHQGPEWLWPTGFFLRALLYFDLKRRTTKEGRVESFQQVTQRLKGMKEMINNSPWRGLTELTNRNGSFCGDSCPTQAWSASCIVDLYHDASKFGMESQ, from the exons CCCCAGCAGATCAGCAACCACACCGTGTACCTGCTCCCTCTTAAAGACGATGGATCTCCAGACCTGCCTGGCTCGCAGCCATATATATACCTCGCGCCACCCACGAAGCCGGCCTACAGCATTCGCTTTCAGATCGAAGGAACGAGCTCAATATGCAGAGAAGGAAGCCTTTGGGTCAACATTCCTGCCAAGGGACAGCCTTTTGATCGGAACAAGTTCCATGAGTACAA GCTGAATCCAAGCTTCACCGAGTCCATCCAGATCGATGTCCCCGTCCACACAGCTGGCGCATTCGAATTCTACTGCTCGTACACACCTCTGCCACCATTCTCGACCGGCAAAGTTGACACCCCCAAACCAACGCGGACAGAAACGCACTTCATCGATGTCTCACCACACCTCGAAGTCGACAAGGCACCTCTTCCGCTCGATGCCATCTCCATCATTTCGGTGCTGTCCAAGTTCATGGGCAAGTACCCGCATGATTTCCACCGACATCTGCGCGGTATCAGCGAAAGAGGCTACAATATGGTGCATTTCACACCTCTCATGGAGCGTGGAGAGAGCAATTCGCCATACTCCATCTACGATCAGCACACCTTCGACAAGGCTATCTTCCCTCGAGGCGAGGCAGACATCGCGGAGATGgtcgagaagatggagcagGATTACGGCCTTCTTAGTCTGACGGACGTTGTGTGGAATCACAccgccaacaacagcaaaTGGCTGGAAGAGCATCCGGAGTCGGGCTACAATATCAATACAGCACCGCATCTTCGGGCTGCCTACGAGCTGGACAGCGCTCTGTTGGACTACTCCTCAAAACTGGCATCCCTTGGCTTGCCCACGCATTTGACCGGCGAGGCTGATCTGGTCAAGGTGATGGAGGGTATCAAGACTCACGTATTTGGCTCACTCAAACTGTGGGAGTTTTACGTCTGTGACGCGGAGAAGAATGCTCAGGCAATCACTTCTGCGTGGATGGAAGGCCAGATCGACACCAGTGTCAACGTGCCAGAGGATGCTCGATCGTGGTCGCTTGGAGACAAGGTCGAATGGCTTCGCAAGCACGCTTGCCCTGGCATTGACCGTATGGGAGAGCGATTCCGCCGCAACGTCGCTCCTGGAAAAGGTGCTGCTTTCCTTCAGGCTCTTTATGGCAAGTTCGATCAGCACCAGAACAGCGCGGTCGATGAGCGCACTGCATACGCCGCCATAATCAGCCTTCTGCACGGCCTCAATGTCGATTGGTACAAGGagcacgacaacgacaaggcGGCACAGCTGGAGCAAATCTTCAACCGGACCAAGTATATGAGGCTTGATCCGAATGGGCCAAAGATTGGCGACATCACAATTGAGCATCCGCTCATCGAGTCCTACTTTACTCGTCTGCCATGGAACGAGACTACGAAACAGCACGATCCAGACTCGCTCGCGCTGGCCAACAATGGATGGGTATGGGCTGCAGATGTCATGCGTGACAATGCTGGGCCCAAGTCCAAGGTCTACCTTCGCCGAGAGCTAATTGTCTGGGGCGATTGTGTCAAGCTGCGCTGGGGAGCTGGCCCAAGCGACAGCCCTTTCCTTTGGAAGTTCATGACAGAGTACACCCAACTCATGGCCAAGCACTTCCACGGCTTCCGTATCGACAATTGCCATTCAACTCCTCTTCATGTCGCATCTGCCATGCTGGATGCTGGTCGACAGGTCCAACCAAATCTGGTCGTTGCTGCGGAGCTGTTCAGTGGCGATGAACGAATGGACTTTCTCTACTGCAAGAAACTCGGCATCAGTTTTCTCATCCGAGAAGCAATGCAAGTCTGGTCCACGGCCGAAATGTCTCGCCTTGTGCACATCAACTGTGGTCGACCTATTGGATCCTTCGAGGTTGATGACATTTCTAGTGCAGATCGTCCATCATCTTCAGATGGAAGTGCGACGAATGGCAGTGCACCACAAGGCAAGACGATCATTCACAAGATCATCCCGTCCAAGATCCACGCCTTGCTCATGGACTGCACCCATGACAACGAGACCCCAGTCCAACGACGGGACGGCCGCGATACTCTACCGAACTCTGCCCTCGTAGCCATGTGCGCCTCCGCGTCTGGATCTGTCTTTGGCATGGACGAACTGTACCCAGCCTTGATCGAGCTTGTGCATGAGAAGCGACAGTACACGTCTCCCTACAGCAACCTGCAAGAAGGTCAAAACATGAAGATCGGGCCAAGCGAAGGTACTGGTGGCATCAAACGTCTCATGAACCAATTGCATGTCATCATGGGCAAGGACGGGTACGATGAGACTTTCATCCACCACGACGGCGAGTACATCACAGTTCACCGCATTCACCCCAAGTCTCGCAAAGGTTACTATTTGATTGCACACACAGCGTTCCCTGGCTACGGCAACGGCAATGCTGGCTTTGGACCGCAAACTCTTACTGGGACGAAGGCGAGACTGCTTGGCGCATGGAAACTCGAGGTCGACCAAAGTCACGATGCTAAACAAGCGGCACTCAACGACAAGGTCCTGCGTGGTATTCCCAGCAAGACCAAAGACCTCAGGGGTGTCAACGTCGAATCTCGCGGCGACGATACTGTCATCGCTGTCCCCGGCGACTTCCCACCAGGCTCAATTGCGGTGTTTGAGACATGGATTCCTGGAGCAGAGCACAGCGAAGGACTCGACAAGTACCTGACATCTGGCGCTCGACAAGCCTTTGCAAATGTCAACCTCAACGACATCAACGCCATCCTGTACCGCTGCGACTCTGAGGAGCGTACTATGTCCAAGGGCGCTGACGGCGTGTACGCTATCCCCGGTCACGGCAGTTTGGTGTACTGCGGTCTGCAAGGCTGGTATTCGATTCTTCGGGATGTGATTGCCAACAACGACCTCGGCCATCCTATCTGCAATCACCTTCGTGAAGGTCAATGGGCGCTGGACTACCTCGTCAACCGTTTGGAAAAGCTTGCGCAGCGCAAAGATGGCATCTACAAGGGCGTCACTCCTGTCGCCGATTGGCTCAAGTCACGTTTCGATGCCATCCGCAACGTCCCAAGCTTTCTGCTCCCACGCTGCTTCGCGCTGGTCATCCGCACTGCGAAGAAAGCAGCACACGAGCGCGCGATTGAACAGATGCATCCGAACATCCAGCACGGTCAGCGCTTCCTCAAGTCTCTGGCCATGGTATCCTGCCAAGTTCAGGGCTACATGGACAATGCGAAGCTGTGGCCTGACAAGCTCGACCCGGCGATGGCCGCCGGTCTCCCTCACTTTGCTCAAGACTGGGCTCGTGTTTGGGGACGAGACACCATGATTGCGATGCGTGGTCTGCTCACCTGTACTAGTCGTTATGCAGAGGCGAAAGAGCACTTGTACTCTTTCGGCAGCTTGGTCAAGCACGGCATGATTCCCAATTTGCACAACTCTGGCACCCTCCCGCGGTACAACAGTCGAGACTCGGTCTGGTTCTTCCTACAAAACATTCAGGACTACATTGCCATGGCACCTGAAGGTGATAGTCTCCTCCAAGAAAGCGTACGTCGTCGTTTCTTGCCTTACGATGACACTTTCTTCCCTTGGAACGACCCACGGGCGTACTCCAAGAACAGCACATTCGAGGAGATCATTCAAGAAATTCTTCAACGTCATGCTTCAGGCATGCATTTCCGGGAGTACAACGCCGGCTCGGACTTGGACAGTCAGATGAAGTCGGAAGGTTTCAACATCGACATTGAACCAGACTGGTCAAATGGTATCATCTACGGCGGTAACGAGTGGAATTGCGGTACCTGGATGGACAAGATGGGCGAGTCTACCAAGGCTGGCAACAAAGGCCATCCTGGTTCTTCTCGTGACGGTGCACCAGTGGAGATAACCGGTCTACTGTACAGTGCACTTCGCTGGGTCGATGGGTTGCACAAGGCCGGCAAGTTCAAGTTCGATGGTGTGAAGAAGGCAGATGGTACGCTGATCAGCCACGGAGAATGGGCTGCGCTCATCCAGAAGAACTTTGAGCATGCTTACTATATTCCTTTCGACCCGTCCGAATGGGAGAACTACGACATCAACCCCAAGATCGTCAATCGCAAGGGAATCTACAAGGACGTTCATCGTGGAACCAAAGAATATCGGCAATACCAGCTTCGGCCCAACTTCCCCATCGCCATGGTTGTTGCACCCGAACTTTTCGACCCTGCTCACGCTCTGGGCGCGCTCGAGATTGCCGACAAGAACCTTCGTGGCCCTACTGGAATGGCAACTCTCGACCCAGCCGACATGGAGTACCATCCCGACTACATCAACTCGGATGACAGTGACAACTATCAGACCGCACATGGACGCAACTACCACCAAGGGCCTGAATGGTTGTGGCCTACTGGGTTCTTCCTTCGCGCTCTGCTGTACTTCGATCTGAAGCGTCGCACTACGAAAGAAGGACGCGTCGAATCCTTCCAACAAGTCACTCAGCGTCTGAAGGGCATGAAGGAGATGATCAACAACAGCCCGTGGAGAGGTCTCACTGAGCTTACCAATCGCAATGGCTCTTTCTGCGGCGATTCG TGCCCTACTCAAGCTTGGTCAGCTAGTTGCATAGTAGACCTCTACCACGATGCGAGCAAATTCGGCATGGAGTCGCAGTAG
- the RPL36 gene encoding 60S ribosomal protein eL36, with protein MVQVKQRSGIAVGINAGHKVTPRQPKPRVSRMKGHLSKRTAFVRDIVKEVAGLAPYERRVIELLRNSKDKRARKLAKKRLGTFGRAKRKVDEMTKVIAESRRAGH; from the exons ATGGTTCAAGTCAAGCAGAGGTCCGGCATCGCCGTCGGCATCAATGCTGGCCAC AAAGTCACCCCTCGCCAGCCAAAGCCTCGTGTTTCGCGCATGAAGGGTCACCTCAGCAAGAGAACTGCTTTCGTCCGGGACATCGTCAAGGAGGTTGCTGG TCTCGCACCATATGAGCGCCGCGTTATCGAACTTCTCCGCAACTCCAAGGACAAGCGCGCCCGTAAGCTCGCAAAGAAGAGACTCGGAACTTTCGGCCGTGCGAAGAGAAAGGTGGACGAGATGACCAAGGTCATCGCTGAGAGCAGGAGAGCCGGTCACTAA
- the SDH2 gene encoding succinate dehydrogenase complex, subunit B (BUSCO:EOG09263X1F): protein MALRLATRRFAPQLVARRGMASVVDTAKNATNAPGIVSEATSRSTAPKPASETSTIQDPTADKNAKIKTFQIYRWNPDTPEEKPKMQSYTLDLNKTGPMMLDALIRIKNEVDPTLTFRRSCREGICGSCAMNIDGVNTLACLCRIPTNTAKESRIYPLPHTYVVKDLVPDLTQFYKQYKSIKPYLQRDAPPEDGKEVRQSKEDRRKLDGLYECILCACCSTSCPSYWWNSEEYLGPAVLMQSYRWIADSRDQRAEQRKDALNNSMSLYRCHTILNCSRTCPKGLNPALAIAEIKKAMAFS from the exons ATGGCATTGCGACTAGCGACACGGCGCTTTGCGCCCCAGCTCGTGGCGCGCCGCGGCATGGCCAGCGTTGTCGACACGGCCAAGAACGCAACGAACGCCCCGGGAATCGTTTCAGAGGCCACTTCGCGTTCGACAGCACCAAAGCCCGCGAGCGAGACGAGCACGATACAGGATCCGACCGCAGATAAGAATGCCAAGATCAAGACATTCCAGATCTACAGGTGGAACCCAGACACGCCAGAggagaagccaaagatgcAATCATACACATTGGATCTGAACAAGACGGGACCTATGATGTTGGATGCTCTGATTAGAATCAAGAACGAGGTGGACCCAACTCTCACATTCCGAAGAAGTTGCAGAGAGGGTATCTGCGGTAGCTGCGCCATGAACATTGATGGCGTGAACACATTGGCTTGCCTTT GCCGAATCCCCACAAATACCGCAAAGGAGTCGAGGATATATCCTTTGCCACACACATACGTGGTCAAGGACTTGGTGCCAGATTTGACCCAGTTCTACAAGCAGTACAAGTCAATCAAGCCATACCTCCAGCGTGACGCTCCTCCAGAAGAC GGCAAGGAAGTTCGTCAATCTAAGGAGGACCGCCGCAAGCTCGACGGTCTCTACGAATGCATTCtctgcgcctgctgcagcacatCCTGCCCATCATACTGGTGGAACAGCGAAGAATACCTCGGCCCAGCAGTCCTCATGCAATCATACCGATGGATCGCCGACTCTCGTGACCAACGCGCCGAACAACGCAAGGACGCCCTGAACAACAGCATGTCTCTCTACCGATGCCACACCATCTTGAACTGCAGCAGGACATGTCCCAAGGGCCTTAACCCAGCTTTGGCCATCGCCGAGATTAAGAAGGCTATGGCGTTCTCATAG
- a CDS encoding uncharacterized protein (BUSCO:EOG092615Y4): MSRNVMVGSRRGLPRSSAFFSAALSPLTTRRLLTPCIERNIIRPRSLIRVSSAGRREYHAATTNTREFRPAVTIDVGIVGLRPSWTSLRGRHEPVSQIARWALQRRWNSENKKPSENSTVARDEQKQISAKESKDDHAQATSTAGAGKYIYDHLPHFHRPTKDELLAAANGFWHRLQIRFKWFSIRSVRPFNHEEIFAFLSWIFWGHLLWLVIGTTTFVSLAIWGINTVFAQETLASWVGNYLTRSTGIQVVFESAIVPKWGEGTIRLNKVFVSRRPAADKNQRTVTKGSSVVAAAAAAAHAQAGREHTSLPVEHGSNPEDDGNYSQFDVTIENVDLTLSFRKWFNGKGLLQDVGVRGVRGVVDRTHVRPRPEDEGRDPKSYRHEHNVGDFEIEHFKMEDVLITVYQPNNFRPFTVSVYNCELPRLRKQWLFYDFLCANNMSGSFDGSLFTIHPRQVHSTSGALLVNGQEEFASQWKKHSRIRIDGLKIDHLNRGVEGPFSWIVDGNVDIVSDIMIPNDADGSIAKVMSDFYDRMEATVTNQIAHNGHGTTSHVDAANIDNQESTLSRMQQAQEDEDDKRFLVMDIQIHLNDVRASVPIFTRDISYVNNAVVRPIVAYINSHSRSGSNFIPINCRIVKRQSEFDGSWTIFDSGLLADLSKETYDAFVRDISDRKARQRRMKKVGLWAAQVAAQALFIGLAGQLA, encoded by the coding sequence ATGAGTCGCAATGTGATGGTGGGTAGTCGACGCGGACTGCCACGATCCAGCGCCTTTTTCAGCGCCGCTTTATCTCCGCTCACGACGAGACGACTTCTCACGCCTTGTATCGAACGTAACATAATACGCCCAAGATCTTTAATACGAGTATCCAGCGCTGGAAGGAGAGAATATCATGCTGCAACCACGAATACACGGGAGTTCCGGCCGGCGGTAACGATAGACGTTGGCATCGTTGGACTTCGACCATCATGGACGTCATTACGAGGGCGGCATGAACCTGTGTCGCAAATCGCAAGATGGGCATTGCAAAGACGGTGGAACAGCGAGAACAAAAAGCCATCAGAAAACAGTACAGTCGCGCGAGATGAGCAAAAGCAAATCTCTGCAAAAGAGTCCAAAGATGACCACGCGCAAGCAACGAGTACAGCAGGCGCGGGCAAATACATATACGATCATTTGCCGCACTTCCATCGTCCCACGAAGGACGAGCTTTTGGCCGCCGCGAATGGATTCTGGCATCGACTACAGATTCGCTTCAAGTGGTTCTCGATTCGAAGCGTCCGGCCGTTCAACCATGAAGAGATATTTGCTTTTCTAAGTTGGATCTTCTGGGGCCACCTGCTCTGGCTGGTCATTGGTACCACTACCTTCGTCAGCTTGGCTATCTGGGGTATCAACACTGTGTTTGCCCAGGAGACCCTGGCGAGTTGGGTAGGCAACTACTTGACGCGAAGCACAGGCATTCAGGTGGTTTTTGAGAGCGCCATTGTGCCAAAATGGGGCGAGGGCACCATCAGACTGAACAAAGTGTTCGTTAGCCGACGACCAGCTGCGGACAAGAATCAGAGGACTGTCACGAAGGGCTCTTCAGTtgtcgctgcagctgcagcagcggcgcatGCACAAGCCGGTCGCGAACATACTTCGCTCCCGGTGGAGCATGGCTCGAATCCAGAGGATGACGGCAACTATTCACAATTCGATGTCACGATCGAAAATGTTGATCTCACGTTGTCATTTCGAAAATGGTTCAATGGAAAGGGCTTGCTGCAAGACGTCGGCGTGCGCGGCGTGCGAGGTGTCGTAGATCGCACACACGTCAGACCTCGACCGGAAGACGAGGGTCGCGATCCAAAGAGTTATCGACACGAACACAACGTGGGCGACTTCGAGATCGAGCACTTCAAGATGGAAGATGTGTTGATCACCGTCTATCAGCCGAACAACTTTCGACCATTCACTGTCAGTGTTTACAACTGCGAACTGCCGCGACTGCGCAAGCAGTGGTTGTTTTACGATTTCTTGTGCGCCAACAATATGAGCGGCAGCTTTGATGGCTCGCTTTTCACAATCCACCCTAGGCAGGTGCATAGCACAAGCGGCGCTTTGCTTGTGAACGGACAAGAGGAGTTCGCTTCGCAATGGAAGAAGCACAGTCGAATCCGCATCGATGGTCTGAAGATCGATCACCTCAATCGTGGCGTCGAAGGGCCATTCTCTTGGATCGTGGACGGCAACGTTGACATTGTCTCTGACATCATGATTCCAAACGATGCTGATGGCAGCATTGCCAAAGTGATGAGTGACTTTTATGATCGCATGGAAGCGACAGTCACGAATCAGATAGCGCATAACGGGCACGGAACTACCTCACATGTTGATGCTGCCAACATCGATAACCAGGAGTCGACACTGAGCCGCATgcagcaagctcaagaagacgaggacgacaaaCGCTTCCTGGTCATGGACATCCAAATCCACCTCAACGATGTGCGTGCCAGTGTACCGATCTTCACACGCGACATATCATATGTCAACAACGCTGTGGTGCGACCCATCGTCGCCTACATCAACTCTCACTCACGAAGCGGGAGCAACTTCATTCCCATCAATTGTCGCATCGTCAAAAGACAAAGCGAATTCGATGGCTCATGGACCATCTTCGACTCCGGGCTGCTCGCAGATTTGAGCAAAGAGACGTATGATGCGTTCGTGCGCGACATCTCAGACCGCAAAGCTCGGCAACGGCGTATGAAGAAGGTCGGACTTTGGGCTGCCCAAGTAGCCGCACAGGCACTGTTCATCGGGCTAGCGGGCCAACTGGCTTGA
- a CDS encoding uncharacterized protein (MEROPS:MER0005692~BUSCO:EOG0926457R) — protein MAAMGYAPMLSEQPGYSFAQAPTSSRSQPKQHGFYPYTDNGGSTLGISGQDFTILAGDTRSTSGYNINTRYEPKLFKIGGNGPDNEGSKIVLSVVGFAADGHALKERLDTIVKMYKYQHGKDISIGACAQRLSHILYGKRFFPYYVHAILGGIDEEGKGALYSYDPVGSYEREQCRAAGAASSLIMPFLDNQVNLKNQYDPVQPQGFGKEPLVPKPLDRKHVEELVKDAFTSAVERHIEVGDGLQTMIITKDGILETYAELKKD, from the exons ATGGCGGCCATGGGTTACGCACCGATGCTTTCAGAACAGCCAGGCTACTCATTCGCACAAGCTCCCACATCATCACGCTCGCAACCCAAGCAGCACGGCTTCTACCC ATACACCGATAACGGTGGCTCAACTCTCGGCATCAGTGGACAAGACTTCACTATTCTTGCAGGCGACACACGTTCCACATCGGGCTACAACATCAACACGCGATACGAACCGAAACTCTTCAAGATCGGTGGCAATGGACCGGATAACGAGGGCTCGAAGATCGTGCTCTCCGTGGTCGGATTCGCAGCAGATGGACATGCCCTCAAAGAGCGACTCGATACCATCGTGAAGATGTACAAATACCAACACGGCAAGGACATCTCCATCGGCGCTTGTGCGCAACGCCTCTCACACATTCTATACGGAAAGCGCTTCTTCCCGTACTATGTTCATGCGATTCTGGGAGGAATTGACGAGGAGGGCAAGGGAGCACTGTACAGCTACGATCCAGTTGGAAGTTACGAGAGGGAGCAATGTCGCGCCGCAGGTGCCGCAAGCAGTTTGATCATGCCATTCTTGGATAACCAGGTCAACCTGAAGAACCAGTACGACCCCGTGCAGCCGCAGGGGTTCGGCAAAGAGCCTTTGGTGCCAAAGCCGCTGGATCGCAAGCACGTGGAGGAGCTGGTCAAGGATGCTTTCACAAGCGCTGTGGAGAGACATATCGAGGTCGGTGATGGGCTGCAAACGATGATCATCACGAAAGATGGTATTCTAGAGACGTATGcggagctgaagaaggattAG